One segment of Candidatus Gracilibacteria bacterium DNA contains the following:
- the rpsL gene encoding 30S ribosomal protein S12, with amino-acid sequence MPTISQLVKHPRKDKVKKSKSPALQVIKNSIKKGKMTELPKGCPMKRGVCTKVTTMTPKKPNSALRKVAKVRLTNGYEVNAYIGGEGHNLQEHSVVAIRGGRVKDLPGVKYHIVRGVLDSEGVKNRKQGRSLYGAKKPKS; translated from the coding sequence ATGCCTACTATTAGCCAACTTGTAAAACATCCTAGAAAAGATAAAGTAAAAAAATCTAAATCTCCTGCTCTGCAAGTGATAAAGAACTCTATCAAAAAAGGTAAAATGACAGAACTTCCGAAAGGATGTCCTATGAAAAGAGGAGTATGTACAAAAGTTACTACTATGACTCCTAAAAAACCTAACTCTGCCCTCAGAAAGGTAGCGAAAGTGAGACTTACAAACGGATATGAAGTGAATGCTTATATCGGTGGTGAGGGTCATAATCTTCAAGAGCATTCTGTAGTTGCAATTCGAGGTGGTCGAGTAAAAGATTTACCGGGGGTTAAGTATCATATCGTGAGAGGTGTACTTGATTCTGAAGGTGTTAAAAACAGAAAACAAGGTCGAAGTCTCTACGGAGCAAAAAAACCAAAAAGTTAA
- a CDS encoding NTP transferase domain-containing protein, which translates to MKAIILASGEGSRLRPLTDTTPKPLIKILGKPLIQYNLEILSELVEECIIVVKYKHELFQQAFGKSFGNMKLSYHIQGDTAGTGAAISDINGIQQDEKVIILYGDSIYPKQTLETLISTCQFGCLVKEVSNPEIYGIFEEKNGKAIKIVEKPDTHIGNLANMGGFLVSGEIISLAKDISVSPRGEYEITDAIQKFINTHDFYLQRLTEDILDIGYAWNLLDANKYYLENLKSSDIRGIIEENVQIQGNIILEEGAVIKSGTYIEGNCYFGKNTIIGPNAYVRGNTSLGEGGKIGFSVEVKNSYIGDNTKIPHLSYVGDSIFGNNINIGCGFKVANLRHDGKNLRVLIKGKLVDTGKRKLGCIIGDNVKTGINTMVYPGRVLETGTGTLPGEIIK; encoded by the coding sequence ATGAAAGCAATAATACTCGCATCTGGAGAAGGTTCTAGACTTCGACCTCTTACTGACACAACTCCAAAACCACTTATAAAAATACTCTGAAAACCTCTCATACAATATAATTTAGAAATACTCAGTGAATTAGTAGAAGAATGTATTATCGTAGTGAAATATAAACATGAGTTATTTCAACAAGCATTTTGAAAGAGCTTTTGAAACATGAAGCTGAGCTACCATATACAGTGAGATACTGCTGGAACATGAGCTGCCATATCTGATATTAATGGTATACAGCAAGATGAAAAAGTAATTATACTCTACTGAGATTCAATTTACCCAAAACAAACATTAGAAACACTTATATCTACATGTCAATTTTGATGTCTTGTAAAAGAAGTATCTAATCCTGAAATATACTGAATATTTGAAGAGAAAAACGGCAAAGCAATAAAAATAGTAGAAAAACCTGATACTCATATAGGAAATCTTGCTAATATGGGATGATTTCTCGTATCAGGAGAGATTATTTCTCTTGCCAAAGACATTAGTGTTTCTCCAAGAGGAGAATATGAAATAACCGATGCAATTCAAAAATTCATAAATACACATGACTTCTATCTCCAAAGACTGACTGAGGATATACTTGATATAGGATATGCGTGGAATCTCCTTGATGCCAATAAATATTATCTAGAAAATCTGAAATCATCAGATATTAGATGAATAATAGAAGAGAATGTTCAAATACAATGAAATATTATTCTTGAAGAATGAGCCGTAATAAAATCAGGAACGTATATAGAATGAAATTGTTATTTTGGAAAAAATACAATCATTGGGCCAAATGCTTATGTAAGATGAAATACTTCACTATGAGAAGGAGGAAAAATATGATTTTCAGTTGAAGTAAAAAATAGCTACATCTGAGACAATACAAAAATACCTCATCTTTCCTATGTGTGAGATAGTATTTTTTGAAATAATATTAATATAGGCTGTGGTTTCAAGGTAGCAAACCTTAGACATGATGGAAAGAACCTGAGAGTCTTAATAAAATGAAAATTGGTAGATACGGGGAAAAGAAAACTAGGATGTATTATCTGAGATAATGTAAAAACAGGAATTAATACTATGGTATATCCCTGAAGAGTTTTAGAAACATGAACAGGAACACTCCCTTGAGAAATAATCAAATAA
- the rpsG gene encoding 30S ribosomal protein S7, with amino-acid sequence MALPEKNNQDMINKFTNYVMLDGKKSLARQIMQETFAEIESKGQKNPQGIFFKALENIMPRIEVRPKRVGGSIFQVPSEVKPKRQLFLAAKWIIASARSKKGAAFSRFLASELIEAANESGAAFKKKQDVYKMAEANKAFARFANR; translated from the coding sequence ATGGCACTTCCAGAAAAAAATAATCAAGACATGATTAACAAGTTTACAAACTATGTCATGCTTGATGGTAAAAAGTCTCTTGCTCGACAAATAATGCAAGAAACATTTGCTGAAATAGAATCTAAAGGACAAAAAAATCCTCAAGGAATATTTTTCAAAGCACTTGAAAATATTATGCCTCGAATCGAAGTACGACCAAAAAGAGTTGGTGGTTCAATCTTCCAAGTTCCTTCAGAAGTGAAACCTAAAAGACAACTTTTCCTTGCTGCTAAGTGGATTATAGCATCTGCTCGAAGTAAAAAAGGAGCTGCATTTTCAAGATTTCTTGCTTCAGAACTCATTGAAGCTGCCAATGAATCAGGTGCTGCATTCAAGAAAAAACAAGATGTTTATAAAATGGCTGAAGCTAACAAAGCTTTCGCTCGATTTGCTAATAGATAG
- the gyrA gene encoding DNA gyrase subunit A, with protein MESCYMEYAMSVIVSRALPDVRDGFKPVHRRILYSMHEQGLRPSAKYRKSATVVGDVLGKYHPHGDSSVYEAMVRMAQDFSLRYPLVDGQGNFGSMDGDGAAAYRYTEAKMTKMAENMLIDIEKETVDFRDNFDTTRQEPTVMPARIPNLLMNGVMGIAVGMATNIPPHNLTELLKAIKHLLLSENVGEVTIEDLMEFVQGPDFPTGGIVYDKEAILTAYSTGRGSVTVRGVATIEENKKGRKIIHISEVPYGMNKSTFIEKMADLVRDKKIVGISDIRDESSNKDGVRVIVELKKDSFPKKVLNQLYKLTTLQTSFGFNMIALGERGIQPKLYNLKEMLIEFIDHRKEVVTRRTIYELRIAEARAHILEGLKRALDHIDEIIKTIRASQARDDAKQNLMAKWDFSALQADAILEMRLQKLAGLERQKIEDELNEKLILITDLKDILAKPERVISIVDGEIDVIQESFGDERKTRVNAGKVGEFNAKDTIPNEDIVIVLSKNNYVKRLKSSAFRTQRRGGKGIITATKEDDEIYLVVPTTNHADLLFFTTKGRVFTLPAYEIPETTRIAKGQPIVNLLNLQKDEEIAAIMDITREENKYLFFVSELGVVKKLNTDLVRNIRANGLKVVGVRDGDNLKWVKTTTGHDSIFIATREGKAIQFHEDDVREMGRAAAGVKGINLKTGDHVIEVAIVGDENKFVFIVTQNGLGKISEIEEYRNQKRGGSGVKAMAMTAKTGKLVSAKILTEEDRKESDILLISKAGQTIRLNLKGVRQTSRVTQGVILTKLKNKNDEIVRASIIRGSEDEEVLDTLDIDNIK; from the coding sequence ATGGAGAGTTGTTATATGGAGTATGCGATGAGTGTTATCGTAAGTAGAGCGCTTCCTGATGTTCGTGATGGTTTTAAACCAGTTCACAGAAGGATTTTGTATTCTATGCATGAACAAGGACTTCGTCCAAGTGCAAAGTACAGAAAATCAGCTACCGTAGTCGGGGATGTACTGTGAAAATATCACCCACATGGTGATAGCTCTGTGTATGAAGCGATGGTTCGTATGGCTCAGGATTTCTCACTTCGTTACCCGCTTGTGGATGGTCAAGGGAACTTCGGTTCTATGGATGGTGATGGAGCTGCTGCGTATAGATATACGGAAGCAAAAATGACAAAGATGGCTGAAAATATGCTGATTGATATCGAAAAAGAAACGGTAGATTTCAGAGATAACTTTGATACAACGAGACAAGAGCCTACCGTTATGCCAGCTCGGATTCCTAATCTCCTTATGAATGGAGTTATGGGTATTGCTGTTGGTATGGCTACAAATATTCCTCCTCATAATCTCACTGAACTTCTTAAGGCTATTAAGCATCTCTTGCTTTCAGAAAATGTCGGCGAAGTGACGATTGAAGACCTCATGGAATTTGTTCAAGGTCCAGATTTTCCAACGGGTGGTATTGTATATGATAAAGAAGCTATTCTTACTGCCTATTCAACTGGTCGAGGATCAGTAACAGTGAGGTGAGTTGCAACTATTGAAGAAAATAAAAAAGGGAGAAAAATTATTCATATCTCAGAAGTTCCATACGGGATGAATAAATCGACATTTATAGAAAAAATGGCTGATCTTGTTCGTGATAAAAAAATAGTAGGGATTTCAGATATCAGAGATGAATCATCTAATAAAGATGGAGTTCGAGTTATCGTAGAACTCAAAAAAGATAGTTTTCCTAAAAAAGTTCTCAATCAACTCTACAAACTTACAACCCTTCAAACAAGTTTTGGGTTTAATATGATTGCTCTCTGAGAAAGAGGGATTCAGCCAAAACTCTACAACTTAAAAGAAATGCTGATTGAGTTTATCGACCATAGAAAAGAAGTAGTAACTCGTAGAACTATTTATGAACTGAGGATCGCTGAAGCAAGAGCTCATATATTAGAAGGACTTAAAAGAGCTCTTGATCATATTGATGAGATTATCAAAACAATTCGAGCGAGTCAAGCTCGAGACGACGCGAAGCAAAACCTGATGGCTAAATGGGATTTCTCTGCACTTCAAGCTGATGCAATTTTAGAAATGAGACTGCAAAAACTTGCTGGTCTTGAACGTCAAAAAATAGAGGATGAACTGAATGAAAAACTTATTTTGATAACAGACCTTAAAGATATCCTCGCAAAACCTGAGAGAGTTATATCTATTGTTGATGGAGAAATCGACGTTATTCAAGAATCATTTGGAGATGAGAGAAAAACTCGAGTGAATGCTGGAAAAGTTTGAGAGTTTAATGCTAAAGATACGATTCCTAATGAGGACATCGTTATCGTACTTTCAAAAAATAATTATGTAAAACGACTTAAATCAAGTGCGTTTAGAACACAACGAAGAGGAGGGAAATGAATCATTACAGCAACAAAAGAAGATGATGAGATTTATCTTGTAGTTCCTACTACCAATCACGCTGACCTACTGTTCTTTACGACAAAAGGTCGAGTATTCACACTTCCAGCGTATGAAATACCTGAGACAACTCGTATAGCAAAGGGGCAACCTATCGTGAATCTCTTAAATCTTCAAAAAGATGAAGAGATTGCTGCAATTATGGATATCACTCGTGAAGAAAATAAATATCTCTTCTTTGTCTCGGAACTCTGAGTCGTGAAGAAGCTCAATACTGACTTAGTTCGAAATATTCGAGCAAATGGACTCAAAGTTGTATGAGTTCGAGATTGAGATAATCTCAAATGGGTAAAAACAACAACCGGTCATGATAGTATATTCATCGCAACTCGTGAATGAAAAGCTATTCAATTCCACGAAGATGATGTAAGAGAAATGGGAAGAGCTGCAGCGGGGGTAAAATGAATCAATCTCAAAACTTGAGACCATGTAATAGAAGTTGCTATTGTATGAGATGAAAATAAATTTGTATTTATTGTGACTCAAAATGGACTTGGTAAAATCTCTGAAATAGAGGAATACCGAAATCAAAAGAGAGGTGGCTCTGGTGTCAAAGCAATGGCTATGACAGCAAAAACTGGGAAACTCGTATCAGCTAAAATCTTGACGGAAGAGGATAGAAAAGAGAGTGATATACTCCTGATTTCTAAAGCTGGTCAAACAATCAGACTTAATCTCAAAGGAGTCAGACAAACATCACGTGTGACTCAATGAGTGATTCTGACAAAACTCAAAAATAAAAATGATGAAATTGTGAGAGCAAGTATTATCAGAGGAAGCGAAGACGAGGAAGTCCTTGACACTCTCGATATTGATAATATTAAATAG
- a CDS encoding metal-dependent transcriptional regulator — MSHESNQVWKEFEENEITHSVAHYLMAIDELHEDVGYARAVDISKELEISAASCSNGIKSLLRKGLIEEDKNKFLLLSEDGKHAVEKIKTNRELFIQFFSEVLGAKTEESVVNACKIEHLISPHIARKLGKFLEKNKS, encoded by the coding sequence ATGTCCCACGAATCAAATCAAGTCTGGAAAGAATTTGAAGAAAATGAAATCACCCACTCTGTTGCCCATTATCTTATGGCAATAGATGAGCTACATGAGGATGTAGGATATGCGAGAGCTGTAGATATATCTAAAGAGCTTGAGATATCAGCTGCGAGTTGTTCTAATGGTATCAAGTCACTCCTACGCAAATGACTTATAGAAGAAGATAAAAATAAATTTCTACTCTTATCTGAAGACTGAAAACATGCTGTGGAAAAAATTAAAACAAACCGAGAACTTTTTATACAATTCTTTTCAGAAGTATTGTGAGCTAAAACAGAAGAATCAGTTGTAAACGCTTGTAAAATAGAGCATCTGATCTCTCCTCATATAGCAAGAAAACTATGAAAATTCCTTGAAAAAAATAAAAGTTAG
- the rpmA gene encoding 50S ribosomal protein L27, with amino-acid sequence MAHKKAQGSTSNGRDSNAQRLGVKVYGAQPVKAGGIIIRQKGNKYWPAEGVAQGKDFTLFALAAGMVKFTEKKRTRFDGRVYKDVYVSVV; translated from the coding sequence ATGGCTCACAAGAAAGCTCAATGATCAACGAGTAATGGTCGAGATAGTAATGCTCAACGATTAGGTGTTAAAGTATATGGTGCTCAACCAGTTAAGGCTGGAGGTATTATTATACGTCAAAAAGGAAACAAGTATTGGCCAGCTGAATGAGTTGCTCAAGGAAAAGATTTTACGCTCTTTGCTCTCGCTGCAGGAATGGTTAAATTCACTGAGAAAAAAAGAACTCGATTCGATGGGAGAGTATACAAAGATGTATACGTTTCTGTAGTATAA